Proteins encoded in a region of the Rutidosis leptorrhynchoides isolate AG116_Rl617_1_P2 chromosome 9, CSIRO_AGI_Rlap_v1, whole genome shotgun sequence genome:
- the LOC139867001 gene encoding large ribosomal subunit protein uL29c: protein MLTLSSIASSTSAISTTPKTSFTYSSSFIITSHKSSFNGIRIAHVLPQQTTLRTTNKSQSSVIMMAKKEEELKEIRAKTTDEINDEIVDLKGELFMLRLQRSARNEFKSSEFRRMRKRVARMLTVKREREIADGITSKRLSRKLDREWRKSIVPRPPPSLKKLQEEAAAEEAKESASA from the exons ATGCTCACACTTTCATCAATTGCTTCTTCAACTTCCGCCATTTCAACAACTCCCAAAACCAGCTTCACATATTCATCTTCATTTATCATCACTTCACACAAATCTTCCTTCAATGGCATTCGTATTGCTCACGTTCTCCCTCAGCAAACCACCCTTCGAACGACTAATAAAAGCCAATCTTCTGTTATAATGATGGCCAAAAAAGAAGAAGAATTGAAAGAAATTAGGGCTAAAACTACCGATGAAATAAACGATGAAATTGTTGATCTTAAAGGGGAGCTTTTTATGCTTCGTCTTCAAAGGTCTGCTAGAAACGAGTTTAAGTCCAGTGAGTTTAGACGTATGCGTAAACGG GTTGCTCGTATGCTGACTGTTAAAAGAGAACGAGAAATTGCTGATGGTATTACGTCAAAGAGGCTGTCAAGGAAGCTCGATCGAGAATGGAGAAAAAGCATTGTACCAAGACCACCTCCATCACTCAAAAAGTTACAGGAAGAAGCAGCAGCTGAAGAAGCTAAAGAATCTGCATCGGCTTAA
- the LOC139866929 gene encoding UDP-N-acetylglucosamine transporter ROCK1: MTSYKSKSLSSKNDSGNNKNVWFYSLLLTIQYGAQPLISKRCIGRDVIVTSSVLACEIVKVVCALVLMAKDGSLNKALKEWTLIGSLSASGLPAAIYALQNSLLQISYRNLDSLTFSMLNQTKLIFTAMFTYIILRQKQSIQQIGALFILILAAVLLSIGEGSRKDYGSDNPDEIVLYGIVPVLVASVLSGLASALCQWASQVKKHSSYLMTVEMSLVGSLCLLASTYHSPDGEAMRQHGFFHGWTPLTAIPVFINAVGGILVGLVTSYAGGVRKGFVIVSALLVTALLQYVFDGQPPSSYCLLALPLVMISISIYQKYPYRAKKKEA; encoded by the exons ATGACTTCGTACAAATCTAAATCATTGAGTTCAAAGAATGATTCAGGGAATAACAAAAATGTGTGGTTCTATTCTTTATTACTTACAATTCAATACGGTGCTCAACCTCTCATCTCCAAACGATGCATCGG GCGTGATGTGATTGTGACATCATCTGTCTTAGCATGCGAGATAGTAAAG GTTGTTTGTGCACTGGTTCTCATGGCAAAAGATGGTAGTTTGAATAAAGCCTTAAAGGAATGGACTTTGATTGGCTCATTAAGTGCATCTGGATTACCTGCAGCTATTTATGCACTACAGAATAGCTTGTTGCAGATTTCATACAGGAACCTCGATTCACTCACGTTTTCAATGTTAAACCAGACAAAGTTGATATTCACAGCGATGTTTACATATATCATTTTAAG GCAGAAACAATCTATTCAACAAATTGGTGCCCTGTTCATACTTATATTAGCAGCTGTCCTTTTAAGCATTGGTGAAGGGTCAAGAAAGGATTATGGAAGTGATAATCCTGATGAAATTGTTCTGTATGGAATTGTGCCGGTGTTAGTAGCGTCTGTACTTTCTGGTCTTGCTTCTGCTTTGTGCCAATGGGCGTCTCAG GTTAAGAAACACTCTTCATACTTGATGACGGTAGAGATGTCATTGGTTGGGAGCCTTTGTTTGCTGGCAAGTACCTACCACTCCCCAGATGGTGAAGCTATGAGACAACATGGATTCTTCCATGGGTGGACCCCACTTACTGcg ATCCCTGTCTTTATCAATGCTGTTGGTGGGATACTCGTGGGCCTTGTCACTTCATATGCTGGTGGCGTAAGAAAG GGGTTCGTTATTGTATCCGCTCTCTTAGTTACAGCTTTGTTGCAATATGTGTTTGATGGGCAGCCACCTTCATCGTACTGCCTTTTGGCTCTTCCACTTGTGATGATAAGCATTTCAATATATCAGAAGTACCCATATCGTGCCAAAAAGAAGGAAGCGTAG